A stretch of Phragmites australis chromosome 12, lpPhrAust1.1, whole genome shotgun sequence DNA encodes these proteins:
- the LOC133886493 gene encoding transcription factor BHLH133-like, whose translation MEAKCASICSEESEMIAHMPSMFCSSNDADANICSPNTSTSSCVTASTMPSSVLLPVMEDASYGAAPLVNTAKDWCFDHRSQTITPITDAVTGDKRVHVMDAQGRKSKNTNKKSRAVASASRTLSSSALDDGANTELVNQRCSWCCSSVDDSIGVCEESVVLKQSDRLRSRSRSSKHSQNLYAKKRRERINDKLKMLQRLIPNGTKVDISTMLEEAVQYVKFLQLLIKVLLLSSDETWMYAPLACNSMGIDLSASAATYQS comes from the exons ATGGAGGCAAAGTGTGCATCCATTTGCAGCGAGGAATCTGAGATGATTGCTCACATGCCGTCCATGTTCTGTAGCAGCAATGATGCTGATGCCAACATTTGCTCTCCCAACACTAGCACTAGTTCTTGTGTCACAGCAAGCACAATGCCCAGTAGCGTGCTCCTTCCTGTTATGGAAGACGCGAGCTATGGCGCAGCGCCATTGGTGAACACTGCCAAGGATTGGTGCTTTGATCACCGAAGTCAGACCATCACTCCAATTACTGATGCTGTTACTGGTGACAAGAGGGTACATGTCATGGATGCGCAGGGGAGGAAGAGTAAGAACACAAACAAGAAATCCCGTGCTGTTGCCTCG GCATCGAGGACCTTGAGTTCAAGTGCTCTTGATGATGGCGCTAATACCGAACTTGTCAACCAGAGATGTTCCTGGTGCTGCAGCTCTGTAGATGATTCGATTGGTGTGTGTGAGGAATCAGTAGTTCTGAAACAAAGTGACCGTTTGAGAAGTCGCAGTCGGTCCTCAAAGCATTCACAAAACCTTTACGCAAAG aagagaagagagaggattAATGATAAACTAAAAATGCTGCAACGGCTAATTCCCAATGGCACCAAA GTTGACATCAGCACTATGCTGGAGGAGGCAGTTCAGTACGTCAAGTTTCTGCAGCTGCTGATAAAGGTACTT CTGTTGAGCTCTGACGAGACATGGATGTACGCGCCACTTGCCTGCAACAGTATGGGCATCGATCTCAGTGCTAGTGCTGCAACATACCAATCATGA